GACTACAACATCAGCCTGAAATACGGTCTGGAAATCGCTAACCCGGTCGGTCCGGACGGTTCTTACCTGCCTGGCACTTACCCGGCGCTGGACGGTATCAACGTCTTCAAAGCTAACGACATTATCGTCGACATGCTGCGCACCAGCGGCGCGCTGCTGCACGTTGAGAAGATGCAGCACAGCTATCCGTGCTGCTGGCGTCACAAGTCGCCAATCATCTTCCGTGCGACCCCGCAGTGGTTCATTAGCATGGATCAGAAGGGCCTGCGTGAGCAGTCTCTGAAAGAGATCAAAGGCGTCCAGTGGATCCCAGATTGGGGCCAGGCGCGTATCGAATCTATGGTCGCTAACCGCCCTGACTGGTGTATCTCCCGTCAGCGTACCTGGGGCGTGCCGATGTCCCTGTTCGTTCATAAAGAGACGCAAGAACTGCACCCTCGCTCGCTGGAGCTGATGGAAGAAGTTGCTAAACGCGTTGAAGTGGATGGCATCCAGGCGTGGTGGGATCTGGACTCTAAAGAGATCCTGGGCGACGACGCAGCTAACTACGAGAAAGTGCCAGATACCCTCGACGTGTGGTTCGACTCCGGATCTACCCACTCATCTGTTGTGGATGTGCGCCCTGAGTTCTATGGTCACGCGGCCGATATGTATCTGGAAGGCTCTGACCAACACCGCGGCTGGTTTATGTCATCTCTGATGATCTCCACTGCGATGAAAGGCAAAGCACCGTACCGTCAGGTTCTGACCCACGGCTTTACCGTAGATGGTCAGGGACGCAAGATGTCCAAATCCATCGGTAACACCGTTTCTCCGCAGGACGTGATGAACAAACTGGGCGCGGACATTCTGCGTCTGTGGGTGGCCTCAACGGACTATACCGGCGAAATGGCGGTTTCCGATGAGATCCTCAAACGTGCTGCCGACAGCTATCGTCGTATCCGTAACACCGCGCGCTTCCTGCTCGCTAACCTGAACGGTTTCGATCCGGTTAAAGACATGGTGAAACCGGAAGAGATGGTGGTGCTGGATCGCTGGGCCGTAGGCTGTGCGCAAGCGGCGCAGGAAGATATCCTGAAAGCCTACGAGTCTTACGACTTCCACGAAGTGGTGCAGCGTCTGATGCGTTTCTGCTCCATCGAAATGGGCTCGTTCTACCTCGACATCATCAAAGACCGCCAGTACACCGCGAAAGCGGACAGCGTGGCGCGTCGTAGCTGCCAGACTGCGCTATTCCACATCGCAGAAGCGCTGGTGCGCTGGATGGCACCGATCATGTCCTTCACCGCCGACGAAATCTGGGCTTACCTGCCAGGCGAGCGCGAGAAATACGTCTTCACCGGCGAGTGGTACGAAGGTCTGTTTGGTCTGGCCGATACCGAAGCGATGAACGATGGCTTCTGGGACGAGCTGCTGAAAGTGCGCGGCGAAGTGAACAAGGTGATCGAACAGGCGCGTGCTGACAAGAAAGTCGGCGGTTCTCTGGAAGCGGCAGTGACCCTGTACGCTGAGCCAGAGCTGGCGGCGAAACTGACGGCTCTCGGCGACGAATTACGATTTGTCCTGTTGACCTCCGGTGCAGCTGTTGCCGATTATGCACAGGCGAGCGCCGACGCCCAGCAGAGCGAACTGCTCAAAGGGCTGAAAGTGGCGCTGGTGAAAGCCGAAGGTGAGAAATGCCCGCGCTGTTGGCATTACACCACTGACGTCGGCCAGGTGGCGGAACACGCAGATATCTGTGGACGCTGTGTCAGCAATATCGCCGGTGATGGCGAAAAACGTAAGTTTGCCTGATGAGTCAATCAATCTGTAAAAGTGGACTGCGCTGGCTGTGGCTGGTCGTCGTCGTACTGATTATTGATCTGGGCAGCAAGTTCCTGATCCTCCAGAATTTTGCTCTGGGGGATACGGTCCCGCTGTTCCCGTCACTTAATCTGCATTACGCGCGCAACTATGGCGCAGCGTTTAGCTTCCTCGCCGACAGCGGCGGCTGGCAACGCTGGTTCTTCGCAGGCATCGCACTCGGTATCTGCGTAATTCTGGCGGTCATGATGTATCGCTCGAAAGCGACGCAGAAGCTGAACAATATCGCCTACGCGCTGATCATTGGCGGTGCGCTGGGCAATCTGTTCGACCGTCTGTGGCACGGCTTTGTCGTCGATATGATCGACTTCTATGTCGGTGACTGGCACTTCGCCACCTTCAACCTGGCCGATAGTGCGATTTGCATCGGTGCGGCGCTGATTGTGCTGGAAGGCTTTTTACCGAACGCAGCCGCGAAGAAACAGGCGTAAGGTCAATGCCGGGTGGCGCTTCGCTTACCCGGCCTACAGAATTTGTCGCCTCCCGTAGGCCCGGTAAGCGAAGTGCCACCGGGCAAACCGATGAGGCAAAACAAGCGAGCAACTGGCATGTCAAAATCCATACAGAGCAATAGCGCGGTGTTAGTCCATTTCACGCTGAAACTGGACGATGGTTCCACTGCGGAATCGACCCGCAATAATGGCAAACCTGCGCTGTTTCGCCTGGGCGATACCTCTCTTTCGGAAGGCCTGGAGCAGCAGCTGCTAGGCTTGAAAGAGGGCGAGAAAAAAGCCTTCTCTCTGGAGCCTGATGCGGCGTTTGGCGTGCCGACCCCGGATCTTATCCAGTATTTCTCGCGTCGTGAGTTTATGGACGCAGGCGAGCCAGAAATCGGCGCGATTATGCTCTTTACCGCAATGGATGGCAGCGAAATGCCTGGCGTGATTCGTGAAATTAATGGCGACTCCATCACCGTTGATTTCAACCATCCTCTTGCCGGGCGTACCGTCCATTTTGATGTTGAAGTGCTGGAGATTGATCCGGCGCTGGAGGAAGTGAATGCAGATCCTGTTGGCTAACCCGCGCGGTT
Above is a window of Lelliottia jeotgali DNA encoding:
- a CDS encoding Lipoprotein signal peptidase; translated protein: MSQSICKSGLRWLWLVVVVLIIDLGSKFLILQNFALGDTVPLFPSLNLHYARNYGAAFSFLADSGGWQRWFFAGIALGICVILAVMMYRSKATQKLNNIAYALIIGGALGNLFDRLWHGFVVDMIDFYVGDWHFATFNLADSAICIGAALIVLEGFLPNAAAKKQA
- a CDS encoding Isoleucyl-tRNA synthetase, with protein sequence MRGDLAKREPGMLARWTDDDLYGIIRAAKKGKKTFILHDGPPYANGSIHIGHSVNKILKDIIVKSKGLTGFDSPYVPGWDCHGLPIELKVEQEYGKPGEKFTAAEFRAKCREYAAAQVDGQRKDFIRLGVLGDWSRPYLTMDFKTEANIIRALGKIIGNGHLHKGAKPVHWCVDCRSALAEAEVEYYDKTSPSIDVAFHAVDQDAVKAKFGVTSVNGPISLVIWTTTPWTLPANRAISLSADFDYALVQVEGQAVILAKDLVESVLKRAHISEYTVLGTVNGAELELLRFKHPFLDFDVPAILGDHVTLEAGTGAVHTAGGHGPDDYNISLKYGLEIANPVGPDGSYLPGTYPALDGINVFKANDIIVDMLRTSGALLHVEKMQHSYPCCWRHKSPIIFRATPQWFISMDQKGLREQSLKEIKGVQWIPDWGQARIESMVANRPDWCISRQRTWGVPMSLFVHKETQELHPRSLELMEEVAKRVEVDGIQAWWDLDSKEILGDDAANYEKVPDTLDVWFDSGSTHSSVVDVRPEFYGHAADMYLEGSDQHRGWFMSSLMISTAMKGKAPYRQVLTHGFTVDGQGRKMSKSIGNTVSPQDVMNKLGADILRLWVASTDYTGEMAVSDEILKRAADSYRRIRNTARFLLANLNGFDPVKDMVKPEEMVVLDRWAVGCAQAAQEDILKAYESYDFHEVVQRLMRFCSIEMGSFYLDIIKDRQYTAKADSVARRSCQTALFHIAEALVRWMAPIMSFTADEIWAYLPGEREKYVFTGEWYEGLFGLADTEAMNDGFWDELLKVRGEVNKVIEQARADKKVGGSLEAAVTLYAEPELAAKLTALGDELRFVLLTSGAAVADYAQASADAQQSELLKGLKVALVKAEGEKCPRCWHYTTDVGQVAEHADICGRCVSNIAGDGEKRKFA
- a CDS encoding peptidylprolyl isomerase, whose translation is MSKSIQSNSAVLVHFTLKLDDGSTAESTRNNGKPALFRLGDTSLSEGLEQQLLGLKEGEKKAFSLEPDAAFGVPTPDLIQYFSRREFMDAGEPEIGAIMLFTAMDGSEMPGVIREINGDSITVDFNHPLAGRTVHFDVEVLEIDPALEEVNADPVG